A single region of the Selenomonadales bacterium genome encodes:
- a CDS encoding ABC transporter permease codes for MDLLIPTISQGLLWSIMALGVYLTFRVLDIADLTVEGSFPLGAAVAAALLVEGINPVVAIFIAAIAGMVAGVVTGILHTKLKIPALLAGILTMIALYSVNLRIMGKANLSLLRTDTIFTGFLDLGMKNTEAVLAVGLLTVLLFAVFIYYFFGTEIGAAIRATGFNQQMIRANGVNTDFTIILGLLFSNALVAISGALVAQSNGFADVGMGVGTIVIGLASVIIGEVLFGTRSFKNCLISVILGSIVYRIVIAIVLQMGMPPNDLKLFTAVLVALALSMPLFKDKWNNRARG; via the coding sequence ATAGACTTATTGATTCCAACCATCTCACAGGGCCTCTTGTGGTCCATCATGGCACTCGGCGTATATCTTACCTTCCGCGTGCTCGACATCGCAGACCTCACCGTAGAAGGCAGCTTCCCGCTCGGCGCGGCAGTCGCGGCCGCACTCTTGGTAGAAGGCATCAACCCCGTTGTCGCCATCTTCATCGCCGCGATCGCAGGCATGGTCGCAGGCGTCGTAACGGGCATCTTACATACGAAACTCAAGATACCCGCACTCCTCGCAGGTATCCTCACCATGATCGCGCTCTACTCCGTCAACCTGCGCATCATGGGCAAAGCGAACCTGTCGCTTCTGCGCACCGATACCATCTTCACTGGATTCCTTGACCTCGGCATGAAAAACACAGAAGCCGTACTTGCTGTTGGACTGCTCACCGTACTCCTCTTTGCCGTATTCATCTACTACTTCTTCGGTACCGAGATCGGTGCTGCTATCCGTGCAACAGGCTTCAACCAGCAGATGATACGTGCCAACGGCGTCAACACCGACTTTACCATCATCTTAGGCCTTCTTTTCAGTAACGCACTCGTCGCCATCTCTGGCGCACTCGTCGCACAGAGCAACGGCTTCGCCGACGTCGGCATGGGTGTCGGTACCATCGTCATCGGTCTTGCCTCCGTCATCATCGGGGAAGTCCTTTTTGGAACACGCAGCTTCAAAAACTGCCTCATCTCCGTCATTCTCGGCTCCATCGTCTACCGTATCGTCATCGCGATCGTACTCCAGATGGGTATGCCGCCAAACGACTTAAAACTGTTCACAGCCGTCTTAGTCGCGCTGGCACTCTCTATGCCGCTCTTCAAAGACAAATGGAACAATCGGGCAAGGGGATGA
- a CDS encoding ABC transporter substrate-binding protein, producing MLKKKWKKALAAASLILSLGLIAGCGTDKQDNAQTYKVGIVQLVEHRAVNIANKGFVDGLASRGYKDNVTFDQQNAQADQSNLVPIAQRFMSNKVDLICAISTPVAQTMASATQDIPIVATAVTDYEEAKLVADVRHPQGNITGTTDMNPIREQIDLMLRLMPKTRTIGTVYSSSEVNSQKQIAVMKAYAKEKGLTVVEATVSNVNDIQQAARSIVGKVDAVYIPTDNVVASAAPTLIAITDEAQVPVICGEANLVKEGALATLGIDYYNLGFQTGEMAADILAGKAKPADMPIQSLKDLKLTINAENAKKLGIRIPADLEAQAEMI from the coding sequence ATGCTGAAAAAGAAATGGAAAAAAGCGCTTGCGGCGGCGTCTCTTATCTTGTCGCTCGGACTTATCGCAGGCTGTGGAACGGATAAGCAGGATAACGCCCAAACGTACAAAGTCGGCATCGTACAGCTCGTCGAACACCGCGCTGTCAACATTGCCAATAAAGGATTTGTCGATGGTCTGGCATCGAGAGGGTACAAGGATAACGTCACCTTCGATCAACAGAATGCGCAGGCAGACCAGTCGAATCTCGTGCCTATCGCACAGCGATTTATGAGCAACAAGGTAGACCTTATCTGCGCGATATCAACACCTGTTGCTCAGACGATGGCAAGTGCTACGCAGGATATTCCGATCGTAGCGACAGCCGTCACCGATTATGAAGAAGCCAAGCTCGTTGCCGATGTGCGCCATCCGCAAGGCAATATCACAGGCACGACCGATATGAACCCCATTCGCGAACAGATAGACCTCATGCTTCGTCTTATGCCGAAAACAAGAACGATCGGCACCGTCTACAGCTCGAGTGAAGTCAACTCGCAGAAACAGATCGCTGTCATGAAAGCGTATGCAAAAGAAAAAGGTCTCACCGTCGTAGAAGCGACCGTATCGAACGTCAATGATATCCAGCAGGCGGCGCGCAGTATCGTAGGCAAAGTTGATGCCGTCTATATCCCGACTGATAATGTTGTGGCATCTGCCGCACCGACACTCATCGCCATCACCGACGAAGCCCAAGTCCCCGTCATATGCGGTGAAGCCAACCTCGTCAAAGAAGGTGCACTGGCAACGCTCGGTATCGACTACTACAACCTCGGCTTCCAGACGGGCGAAATGGCGGCTGATATCCTCGCAGGCAAAGCAAAACCTGCCGATATGCCGATCCAATCGCTCAAAGACCTCAAGCTCACCATCAATGCAGAAAATGCAAAAAAACTTGGTATCCGCATCCCTGCCGACCTTGAAGCACAGGCAGAAATGATATGA